CTAGACTATGAACTTCAAACCATTACTAGTAGCTGGAGTTTTTCTTTCGAGCTTCGGCGTAAAGGCGCAGATAAATCCCGCGCTAAACGGGAATTGGCTTGGGGCAATTGTGCTCGACCCAACAGAGAAAGGCATGGACGTACCCTTCAACATGAGCATATCGAGCGTAAAGGGAAAACCATCGGCAATAGAGATTAGATCGGCAGCAGATAGGATTGTTGTAAAAGAGATTGAGCGACAAGGGGACTCCATCTTCTTTAAGATGCCCGTGTTTGTGAGCGAGCTTACCTTTAAGGCAAAAGGCGACAGCCTCGTGGGGCGCTACTATCCAAAGGGAAAAGGAAAAGGCGTATCGTACAAGTTCTACGCGCTGAAGAACGTTACCGACAGGTTCCCCTGGTTTAAGGAGGGTCCAAAGGTAAACATAACCGGTAGATGGAAGTACATTGTTAACCCAAACACCGCCAACGCCGATACGCTTGTTGCCGAATTCAAGCAGCAGGGCGCAAGGTTTACCGGATCGATACTCGACCCAACTGGCGACATGCGCTTCCTAGAAGGGAAAATCGCAGGAAATAGGTTCTACATGTCGGGCTTTGATGGTGGAAGAGCATCAATATTTACAGCAGAAGCTGATGGCAACGGAAATCTTGTAAACGGAAGGATGATGACAAGCCCAGCCTACAAGCCCACATGGATTGCCATGAAGGACGAGAAGGCTAAAATTGCCGAAAGCAAAGACCTCATCAGAGTAAAAGCGGGAATTAAGAACTTCAAGTTCTCGGTAAAGGATCTAAGCGGGAATACCTTTACCTCCGACGATCCAAGCCTGAAAGGAAAGGTGCTGATTGTACAGGCATCAGGATCGTGGTGCCCCAACTGCTTAGATGAAACGAAGCTCTACAAAACGCTATACGAGAAGTACCACGGCCAAGGGCTGGAGATTGTATCGCTGATGTTCGAGGAGAACGACCTGGAGAGCTCGAAGTATCGCATCCAACGTTTCGTAAGCCAAACGGGTGCCAAGTATAACTTCTACTATGCGGGGCCACGCAGCAAGAAGAACAAGGAAGAGGTGCTCTACCCATTCGAGGGCGTGGTTGCGTTTCCTACCACCGTCTTCATCGACAAAAAGGGAGAGATTAGAACCGTGCATACCGGATTCTCAGGCCCAGGAACGGGTAGCCACTACACCGAGCTGGTTAAGGAGGTTACATCAATCATAGAGGAGCTGCTAAAAGAGTAGCGTTTGGGAAGAACCTGAGCTGATCAACGTGTAAGGAAGAACCCAAATAGCATCTTCTCCAGAAGATAATTTTATGTGTATCTCGAAAAATCGCCATCTTTTAGGTGGCGATTCCCATTTTCGCCCTCATCGAGTCCTGCTCCTACTAACATGTAACTACCTTATAGGCAATCGCATAAACCAGCCAAAGCAGCGCATAGAAAAATCGCCATAAATAACCAATAATTTCCGTATCTTTGGGAAAATTGTCTATGAACA
This window of the uncultured Acetobacteroides sp. genome carries:
- a CDS encoding TlpA disulfide reductase family protein — its product is MNFKPLLVAGVFLSSFGVKAQINPALNGNWLGAIVLDPTEKGMDVPFNMSISSVKGKPSAIEIRSAADRIVVKEIERQGDSIFFKMPVFVSELTFKAKGDSLVGRYYPKGKGKGVSYKFYALKNVTDRFPWFKEGPKVNITGRWKYIVNPNTANADTLVAEFKQQGARFTGSILDPTGDMRFLEGKIAGNRFYMSGFDGGRASIFTAEADGNGNLVNGRMMTSPAYKPTWIAMKDEKAKIAESKDLIRVKAGIKNFKFSVKDLSGNTFTSDDPSLKGKVLIVQASGSWCPNCLDETKLYKTLYEKYHGQGLEIVSLMFEENDLESSKYRIQRFVSQTGAKYNFYYAGPRSKKNKEEVLYPFEGVVAFPTTVFIDKKGEIRTVHTGFSGPGTGSHYTELVKEVTSIIEELLKE